In the genome of Devosia rhizoryzae, the window CGCTTTTTGCTTGCCTCTCAGGTCACTGCACGATACTGAACTATATGGTTCAGTTTCTGCAAGTCCAGTTCAACACCTCGTTTGCCGCCCTGTCCGATGCCACAAGACGTGGTGTGCTCGAACAGCTAGGGCGTTCCGACGCTTCCGTCAGCGACCTTGCCGACAGGTTCGGCATGACGCTGACGGGCATGAAGAAGCATATCGGCGTGCTTGAACAGGCTGGACTGGTCACCACGGAAAAGGTCGGGCGGGTGCGCACATGCCGGCTCGGCAGCAGCCGCCTCGAACGGGAAGTGGAATGGATCGAGCGGTATCGCCAGCTGTGGGATGCCCGTTTCGACCGGCTGGACAAGGTTGTCGAAGAACTCAAACGCATGGAGCAGACGAATGAATGATCGACCAGTCGAGGAGCGCACATCGGTCAAGCGCGTGTCGGACACCGAGGTTGCCGTGACGCGCACCTTCGATGCTCCGGCCCGGATCGTGTTCAAGGCATGGAGCACTGCGGAGCTTTTCGCCAAGTGGTGGGTGCCCCAATCGCTTGGCGCGCAGTTGCGCTCCTGCCAGATGGATGTGCGCACCGGTGGCACCTACCGCCTTGAATTCGGCGCCGATGCCGAGAACAGCTTCGCCTTTTTCGGCACCTATACCGACGTTGTCCCATCCGAGCGGATGGTCTGGACCAATGAAGAGGGCGAAAACGGCGCGATCTCCACTGTGACTTTCGTGGAACGAGACGGCAAGACGCATGTGACCTTCAGCGAAACCTATCCCAGCAAGGAAGCGCTTGAGGCAAATCAGGGCGGGCTCGACGGAGCGGCAGAACAGTTCGCGCAACTGGACGAGTTGCTGAAGACGCTTTCCTGACGATTTCGGCAAACCGCGGTTGTGCTCAGCCGCGGTTCGCCCCCTCCCCTCGCATTACACCGAAGACCTGAGGGCCGCGTTGATGCCGTCCGTCAGCTGTTGTTGATTGAAGGGCTTTGCGAGACGGCCGACGCCGCTCAGATCGATATCCTCGGGAAATTCGGCATAGCCGCTGGCAAGGATGATCGGCAGCTCGGGCTTGATCAGGCGCACCTTCTGGATCAGCTCGGCACCAGACATGCGAGGCATGGAGAAGTCGGTGATCATCAGGTCGATGCTCTGGTCGGAGCCAATGATGTCAAGAGCGGCTTTGCCGGACATGGCTTCGATCACTGTATGGCCGAGATCTTCGATCATGCCCGCCGTGCTCATGGCGATCAGCGCATCGTCGTCCACAACAAGGATGCGCGCCGCGGCGGCGGCTGCCGGCATTTGGGGAACAACCGGTTCATCCAGGTTCATCGCGGGGTGATCCGCCTCGGCTATCGGTAGCAGGATGGTTGCCGTCGTGCCGGTACCAACTTTGCTTTCGAGGGTAAAGGCACCGCCCAGCTGCAGCACAAGACCGTGGATCATCGAGAGGCCAAGGCCTGTGCCCTTGCCGAGGCCCTTGGTGGAAAAGAACGGCTCGACAGCCCGCCGCAAGGTTTCCGCATCCATGCCGTTGCCGGTATCGGTGACCCGGAGCCGGGCATAGCCACCGGCAGGCAGATCGGCCTCGCCTGCCTCAAGCTCCACGCGCGCAATATCGATGGTGATGGCGCCGCCGTCCGGCATGGCATCACGCGCATTGACCACGAGGTTGAGGATGGCCAGCTCAAACTGGTTGCTGTCGACATCGACAAAGATCGAGGAGGGGACTGGCTCGATCATGATCTCGACATTTGCAGCGGCGGATTGCTGCATGAGGGGCGAGAGGCCCTGGATCAACTGTCCCAGATCGTGCCGGCTGACTGCCAAGTCCTGACGGCGGGCGAAGGCGAGCAGCCGCTGCGTCAATGTCGCGCCGCGCTTCGCGCCTTCGAGCGCGCCCTCGATCAGGCGGGTGGCACGCGCATCGTCGCCGACGTGGCGACGCAAGACCTCGAGATTGCCCAGCACCGCCATCAGCAGATTGTTGAAATCATGCGCGACGCCGCCGGTCAGCTGGCCGATGGACTCGACCTTTTGCGCCTGCAGCAGTTGA includes:
- a CDS encoding SRPBCC domain-containing protein, which codes for MNDRPVEERTSVKRVSDTEVAVTRTFDAPARIVFKAWSTAELFAKWWVPQSLGAQLRSCQMDVRTGGTYRLEFGADAENSFAFFGTYTDVVPSERMVWTNEEGENGAISTVTFVERDGKTHVTFSETYPSKEALEANQGGLDGAAEQFAQLDELLKTLS
- a CDS encoding ArsR/SmtB family transcription factor, producing MVQFLQVQFNTSFAALSDATRRGVLEQLGRSDASVSDLADRFGMTLTGMKKHIGVLEQAGLVTTEKVGRVRTCRLGSSRLEREVEWIERYRQLWDARFDRLDKVVEELKRMEQTNE
- a CDS encoding hybrid sensor histidine kinase/response regulator, whose product is MTRSPHALILAPRGRDASVATSLLAGAGIDCLAVPDLGTLVSRLGDDISMVVVTEEELATTDLRPFSTWLKSQPAWSDLPIVVLTHAGMGPERNPLAARLLEVLGNVTFLERPFRPTTFASITGAANAARRRQYDARSRMNELAESQERLKTALLAGNLGTWELDLERMQLDASPTCKATFGRSPDDPFEYHDLISSIHPDDTGRMQAAVQRTVEQGEDYRIEYRTIWPDGTHHWAEIHGRRLLDTSGRPHRIVGVSSDITNRKALEQQLLAVNESLERRVTERTAALQEAHQLAIKEVEQREKAEAQLLQAQKVESIGQLTGGVAHDFNNLLMAVLGNLEVLRRHVGDDARATRLIEGALEGAKRGATLTQRLLAFARRQDLAVSRHDLGQLIQGLSPLMQQSAAANVEIMIEPVPSSIFVDVDSNQFELAILNLVVNARDAMPDGGAITIDIARVELEAGEADLPAGGYARLRVTDTGNGMDAETLRRAVEPFFSTKGLGKGTGLGLSMIHGLVLQLGGAFTLESKVGTGTTATILLPIAEADHPAMNLDEPVVPQMPAAAAAARILVVDDDALIAMSTAGMIEDLGHTVIEAMSGKAALDIIGSDQSIDLMITDFSMPRMSGAELIQKVRLIKPELPIILASGYAEFPEDIDLSGVGRLAKPFNQQQLTDGINAALRSSV